A single window of Ovis canadensis isolate MfBH-ARS-UI-01 breed Bighorn chromosome 15, ARS-UI_OviCan_v2, whole genome shotgun sequence DNA harbors:
- the LOC138420488 gene encoding olfactory receptor 52N2: MFGANSSSLTPKFFILNGIPGLETAHIWISLPFCFMYIIALGGNCGLIYLIGHEEALHRPMYYFLALLSFTDVTLCTTTVPSMLCIFWFNLKEIDFNGCLAQMFFVHMLTGMESGVLMLMALDRYVAICHPLRYASILTSAVIAKAGLATLLRGVMLIFPFTFLTKRLPYCRGNFIPHTYCDHMSVAKVSCGKVKVNAIYGLMVALLIGVFDMSCISMSYTMILRAVVSLSSTDARHKAFSTCTSHICAIVITYIPAFFTFFTHRFGGHSIPHHIHIIVANLYLLLPPTMNPIVYGIKTKQIREGVIKFLLGEKFVFTQDT, translated from the coding sequence ATGTTTGGAGCCAACAGCTCCAGTCTAACCCCAAAATTCTTTATCTTGAATGGCATTCCTGGGCTGGAAACCGCACACATCTGGATCTCCCTGCCATTCTGCTTCATGTACATCATTGCTCTTGGGGGCAACTGTGGACTCATCTACCTCATCGGCCATGAGGAGGCCCTGCATCGCCCCATGTACTACTTTCTGGCCCTGCTCTCCTTCACAGATGTCACCCTGTGCACCACCACGGTACCCAGCATGCTGTGCATATTCTGGTTCAACCTTAAGGAGATTGACTTCAATGGCTGCCTGGCTCAGATGTTTTTTGTCCACATGTTGACTGGGATGGAGTCTGGGGTGCTCATGCTCATGGCGCtggaccgctatgtggccatctgccaccCCTTACGCTACGCCAGCATCCTCACCAGTGCTGTCATTGCCAAGGCTGGTCTTGCCACTCTGCTGAGGGGTGTGATGCTCATCTTTCCATTCACTTTCCTTACCAAGCGCCTGCCCTATTGTCGAGGCAACTTCATTCCCCACACGTACTGTGACCACATGTCTGTGGCCAAGGTGTCCTGTGGCAAAGTCAAGGTCAATGCTATTTATGGTCTAATGGTTGCTCTCCTCATTGGTGTGTTTGACATGAGCTGTATTTCTATGTCTTACACTATGATCTTGCGAGCTGTGGTGAGCCTGTCATCCACAGATGCTCGTCACAAAGCCTTCAGCACCTGTACATCACATATCTGTGCTATTGTGATCACCTATATCccagcttttttcacttttttcacccaCCGTTTTGGAGGACACAGTATTCCTCACCACATACACATCATTGTGGCCAACCTTTATCTGCTACTGCCTCCTACAATGAACCCAATTGTTTATGGTATCAAAACCAAACAGATTCGTGAGGGTGTGATCAAATTTTTACTTGGAGAGAAGTTTGTTTTTACCCAAGACACATAA
- the LOC138420497 gene encoding olfactory receptor 52N2-like, which translates to MSGANISSLTLGFFILNGVPGLETAHIWISLPFCFMYIIALGGNCGLIYLIGHEEALHRPMYYFLALLSFTDVTLCTTTVPSMLCIFWFNLKEIDFNGCLAQMFFVHMLTGMESGVLMLMALDRYVAICHPLRYASILTSAVIAKAGLATLLRGVMLIFPFTFLTKRLPYCRGNFIPHTYCDHMSVAKVSCGKVKVNAIYGLLAALLIGGFDIFCISMSYTMILRAVVSLSSADARQKAFSTCTSHICAIVITYVPALFTIFTHRFGEKIIPPHVHIIIANLYLMLPPTLNPVVYGVKTRQIREGVIKLLFKEKDILAVK; encoded by the coding sequence ATGTCTGGAGCCAATATCTCCAGCCTGACACTAGGATTCTTTATCTTGAATGGTGTTCCTGGGCTGGAAACCGCACACATCTGGATCTCCCTGCCATTCTGCTTCATGTACATCATTGCTCTTGGGGGCAACTGTGGACTCATCTACCTCATCGGCCATGAGGAGGCCCTGCATCGCCCCATGTACTACTTTCTGGCCCTGCTCTCCTTCACAGATGTCACCCTGTGCACCACCACGGTACCCAGCATGCTGTGCATATTCTGGTTCAACCTTAAGGAGATTGACTTCAATGGCTGCCTGGCTCAGATGTTTTTTGTCCACATGTTGACTGGGATGGAGTCTGGGGTGCTCATGCTCATGGCGCtggaccgctatgtggccatctgccaccCCTTACGCTACGCCAGCATCCTCACCAGTGCTGTCATTGCCAAGGCTGGTCTTGCCACTCTGCTGAGGGGTGTGATGCTCATCTTTCCATTCACTTTCCTTACCAAGCGCCTGCCCTATTGTCGAGGCAACTTCATTCCCCACACGTACTGTGACCACATGTCTGTGGCCAAGGTGTCCTGTGGCAAAGTCAAGGTCAACGCCATCTATGGTCTCTTGGCAGCCCTCCTGATTGGGGGCTTtgatattttctgtatttctatgtCTTACACTATGATCTTGCGAGCAGTGGTGAGTCTGTCTTCTGCAGATGCTCGTCAGAAAGCCTTCAGCACCTGTACGTCTCACATATGTGCTATTGTCATTACATATGTTCCAGCCTTATTCACCATTTTTACTCACCGCTTTGGGGAAAAAATCATTCCTCCTCATGTCCATATCATAATTGCTAATCTCTATTTGATGTTGCCTCCTACCCTGAACCCAGTTGTATATGGAGTCAAGACCAGGCAGATCCGGGAAGGAGTCATCAAGTTACTTTTTAAGGAGAAAGATATCTTAGCTGTGAAATAG